CCAAAACCTTGCACACATCCTATTAAGCTTGTCACAAAGCTTCATCGGTAACTGAAATACTCCCATCATTATGTAGGAATTGATTGGGCCACTAGTTTTAGTAGCACCTCCTTTCCAGCTCCAGATAGCGATCTCCCTTTCCATCCCtgtatttttttccaaatcatttctttgaaaaatgaGAAGGTTGGGTATTTTGACCTGCCAATCAAGGTGGGCAACCCCAGATAGGATTCGAACTTTTCCACTTCCTTCACTCACAATGCATTTATAATCTAGTCTCTTTGTGCACCCATAGTATTGCCACTGAAGAACACTGAAGACTTGTCTATATTGATGCATTGCCCAGAGGCCGTTGCATACAGATTTAGAAAATCAGTATTCACCTGCACTTCTTTCTGATTGGCTTGACAAAACAAAAGGGAGTCATCAACAAAAAGTAAATTTAATATGCTAGATGCTGTCTGACAAATGGATACTCTATGAAGTCTTCCATCCTCCTTTTCTTTAGCTAGTAGTGATGTAAATCTCTTTGCACATAAGAGAAACAAGTAAGGAGATAGAGGGTCTCCTTGATGGAGCCCTCTAGATGGCAGAATATTACCATATGCCTTACCATTAATGCAAATCGAGAATGAGGGGGTGGTGACACAACTCATGACACAATCAATCCACCCTTCAGGAAAACCCAACTTGATCATCATACCTTTAAGAAAAGACCCCTCAACCCTATCATAGGCCTTGCTAATATCCAGCTTCAATGCAAGAGCACcttttttttacctttctttCTACTATGCATGGCATGCAAAGTTTCATTGGCCACAAGTACATTATCAGTAATAAGGTGGCCCGGGATAAAAGCACTTTGGGTGGGTGAAATCAACTGGGGTAGAATCAACTTCAGTATATTAGCCAACacttttgatattattttataaataacattacataGGCTAATGGGTCTATAGTTTGACATTTTCTTTGGAAACTTAACTTTAGGGATGAGAAAAATATGAGTATAATTAATATCAGGCACCATATTACTAGTgttcaaaaaatccaaaatagcATTAATCACATCATAACCAACAATATGCTAGAATTTTTGGTAGAAAAGAGCATTCATACCATTAGGATCAGGAGCCTTGGTTGGTCCCATTTGGAACAACGCTGCTTTGATTTCTTTAGCACTATACTCACTGGATAGAACTTCTTGCATATCTGAAGTCACTTTGTCAGAAAATACATTGAGACATTCTTCCATCCGGTCACATGTACCTGAAttaaatatattctcaaaataatttGTTGCCACATCCGCTACATCTTCAATTTGATCAACCCACACACCCTGTTGATCTTTTATGCCCTAGATAAAATTCCTTCGTCGCCGTTGTAAGGCTTTAGAATGAAAGAATTTTGTGTTCTTGTCTCCATATTTTAACCAAGGCAATCGAGAACGTTGAGCCCaatatatttcttgtttaaGGAGAAGATCATCAAGTTGCTTACTTGCTGCCAAAAATTCAGCTCTGTTTGCCTCAGTAGGGTCACTAGAATTTAGCACTTCAAGAAGTTTCTACATTCTTTTAATCTCGGCAATCTGAGGATGTGTTTTGTTAGAGCCCCATGCTTGTAAATCTGCCCCGCAGCTCTCAATTCTGTTGCTGGTACTGGATAAAGATGAACCTCCACCCCTGGTTTTGGCCCATGCCTCTCCAATCACTACCTCATATTCATCCCATAATAACCATGCCTCTTCAAACTTGAAACCCTGTGCCCCTCTTCCTCTAAATCTCTTATCTGTCCCGGATTGCAAAATAAGTGGTAGATGATCTGAAGCATGAGAGAACATATGAGTCACAGTGCTTGCCGAGAACTTGTCTCTCCATTCCCTGTTTGCAACAGCTCGGTCTAGTCTCTCTCTAGTGTTTGCTGCTCCTGGTCGCTTGTTATTCCAAGTGAATTTGTAACCATCCAGGTCGACCAGATTGCAAAAATCCAAAGCCCCCCCGAAGTCCTCCATCTGTTTAGCTTGTGGTAAATGCTTACTCATCTTCTCTGATGAGTGTAGAAAAGCATTAAAGTCCCTAATACAGCACCATGACCTGTCCACAAAAGAAGATAGATGCCTTAAGAGAGCccatgatttttgtttttgacaaGCTTCCAACCAGCCATAGAATCCAGTTAGGAACCATTCAAAACCATCATGCTCTGTTACCTTTGCCAAAATATGATTCTCTATGTTATTTATCACCTCTAATTGGACCTCCGCTTTCCAAATCAATGCTAAACCTCCTCCAAAATTAGGCTTTTTAACAATCAACTTGTTTGGAAAAGGTAGTTCTCTACAATGTTTCTCAAAAGCATCTCTATCAAGTCTTGTTTCCATTAGGAAACACACAGTGGGAGCTTGATCCCTCACCAAATTGTGAAGGCTTCAAATTGTCCAAGAGTTCTTGGCAATTCCAACTTAACAACCTCATTATGCTCGGCAAGGATGCTCCAGCACCCCCGCCTTTTCATCTGATTGGGAGTCCTCACCAAACTTACCATGCTTCCCTGCACACTCCTCTTCATCCTTTTCAGCATCATGTTGCATATAATGTTGAATTTTAGTAttgcaattttaaattttgttgtcttttcaaaatattattttagtgcaAGATGTGATATAACCGAAATTGTGTTTTGGAAACATGATTTCAatgcaaaatttaaagaaagattattCTCTCAAAGAATTTTACCACAatactatttttaataatttatttttatcttccaACAAAAGCCCAATTAGATGCTATAGTTTTAATGTGTCCTACGTCTTTTTCACTTGGAAATGCTTTTGTGTACCTTGAAATGgtaaatatgtatattttttaataatcttgTAATGGACCTAATGGTATTAAGGGCTCTTGGAATTGGCCtcaaattaacatttcagtagGACTATAGTTGAACTGTTGGGGTTGATTACAAATGTGAAATCCTAATCAATGCTTAATTACCTTTATCAAGTTATACCAGTAGAGCAGTAATTTGAAAAACAGAAGGGTTATACACTTATACTAGCAGTTAAAGGGTCTTTGTGTTTGATTGAATGATCGCAATCGTCTTTTCTTGGAAATTGTTTTTACAACAAGAgttgatttcttttttgagatGAGCGATAGAGCAAGTGTTGATTTCTAGTTTGCTTGATGTATGTGTATATTACAATTTTAGTTATTTCAAGTAAAAACAGCTAGATTCTACTTTGTAACAACAGGGATATATGTCGACAAGGGAAATGTTATCCACTTTACTCGGGGAGATGGCCAGGAAATTGGTACAGGAACTGGATTAGACCACATCATTGGGAGCTCATTACCTCAACATCCTTTGGACAATCCATGCCCAATATGTGGTGATGAATCAAGGAGTGCTGGAGTCATCTCTTCTTGTATAGATTGTTTTCTTTCAGGTGGAGATCTCTACCGCTATGAGTATGGGGTCACACTAGCTTTCTTTTTTGCCAAAGCTCGTGGTACCTGCACTCTTGCTTTATCTGAGTCAGAAGAACAAGTTATTCATCGTGCCTTTTATTTCCACTGTATGGGCTTTGGTGTCTATCATGTTATGAAGAACAACTGTGAAGACTTTGCATTATGCTGCAAAACAGGCTTGAAAGTGTTTCCTACTGCTAAAGTGGGCCAGAGTGGGCAGGCAGCATCCTTTCAGGCTGCAGCACCAGCAACCTTTCAAGCTTTCCTTTCTGTGCCACTTGCGGTTCTAGCCCGTTCTTCACCACTTGTATATGCTGCTACCAAAATTGGCAGTCTGGTGGCAAGTTATGGCACATACTGTGTCAAGCGTTATATTAATGATACTGGAGTACGCCGAGATGTCAAGAGAGTTGTTTT
This genomic stretch from Castanea sativa cultivar Marrone di Chiusa Pesio chromosome 1, ASM4071231v1 harbors:
- the LOC142609501 gene encoding protein LEAD-SENSITIVE 1-like codes for the protein MGVVSNKVERENLKPGDHIYSWRLAYAYSHHGIYVDKGNVIHFTRGDGQEIGTGTGLDHIIGSSLPQHPLDNPCPICGDESRSAGVISSCIDCFLSGGDLYRYEYGVTLAFFFAKARGTCTLALSESEEQVIHRAFYFHCMGFGVYHVMKNNCEDFALCCKTGLKVFPTAKVGQSGQAASFQAAAPATFQAFLSVPLAVLARSSPLVYAATKIGSLVASYGTYCVKRYINDTGVRRDVKRVVLEG